The proteins below come from a single Felis catus isolate Fca126 chromosome A1, F.catus_Fca126_mat1.0, whole genome shotgun sequence genomic window:
- the PGBD2 gene encoding piggyBac transposable element-derived protein 2 isoform X2 gives MASTSRDVLSKKLLPPRSKRFLPAFSSRTLMASCLTLSNPTVGRDASSKLKSMKLLEVLNALEEEGPSHRREEIFIAPPDNASGDFTDEDSGDEDGQRGSHVPGSVLHASVVPEDSGTEEEDDDLQPPPAMKRQKAVVEPQRVWIKRDIQPNFRSWTPSDPHIEDLKSQELSPVGLFELFFDEGTINFIVNETNRYAWQKNVNLGLTAQELKCVLGILILSGYISYPRRRMFWETSPDSHHHLVADAIRRDRFELIFSYLHFADNNELDESDRFAKVRPLIVRMNCNFQKHAPLEEFYSFGESMCEYFGHRGSKQLPAGKPMRLGYKIWCGTTSRGYLVWFEPSQGTLFTKSDRGLDLGGSMVVKFVDALQERGCLPYHIFFDKVFTSVKLMSILRKKGVKATGTVREYRTERCPLKDPKELKKMKRGSFDYKVDESEEIIVCRWHDSSVVNICSNAVGIEPVELTSHHSGIAKTRTQVHQPSLVKLYQEKVGGVSRMDQNIAKYKVKIRGMKWYSSFIGYVIDAALNNAWQLHRICSHDAQVDLLAFRRYVACVYLESNADMSSQGRRSRRLETESRFDMIGHWIVHQDKRTRCALCHSQTNTRCEKCQKGVHAKCFREYHIR, from the exons ATGGCTTCAACTTCAAG agacgtgttgagtaagaagttgctgcccccaagatcaaagaggtttttgcctgctttctcctcaagaactttgatggcttcctgtcttacattgag CAATCCCACTGTTGGGAGAGATGCCAGTTCAAAGCTCAAGTCCATGAAGCTACTTGAGGTTCTGAATGCATTGGAGGAGGAGGGTCCTAGCCACCGCAGGGAAGAGATCTTCATTGCGCCACCTGACAATGCCTCAGGGGATTTCACTGATGAGGACTCAGGTGATGAAGATGGCCAGCGAGGCTCCCATGTGCCCGGTAGTGTGCTGCATGCCTCTGTTGTACCTGAGGACTCTGGCACTGAAGAGGAGGATGACGACCTGCAGCCACCACCAGCCATGAAGAGGCAGAAGGCAGTAGTGGAACCTCAGCGTGTTTGGATCAAAAGAGATATCCAACCCAACTTCCGCAGCTGGACTCCATCAGATCCCCATATAGAGGATCTCAAAAGCCAGGAACTGAGTCCTGTAGGCctatttgagttgttttttgaTGAAGGaactattaattttattgttaatGAAACCAATCGTTATGCTTGGCAAAAAAATGTCAACCTTGGGCTCACAGCCCAGGAATTAAAGTGTGTTTTGGGAATTTTGATTTTAAGTGGGTATATATCCTATCCAAGGAGAAGGATGTTTTGGGAAACATCTCCTGATTCACATCATCATCTTGTGGCTGATGCAATTAGAAGGGACAGATTTGAACTGATCTTTTCATACCTGCATTTTGCAGATAATAATGAGCTGGATGAAAGCGATAGGTTTGCCAAGGTCAGGCCTCTCATTGTCCGAATGAATTGCAATTTCCAGAAGCACGCACCCTTGGAAGAGTTCTACAGCTTTGGTGAGTCCATGTGTGAATACTTTGGACACCGGGGATCCAAGCAGCTGCCAGCAGGGAAACCCATGCGTCTGGGCTACAAGATCTGGTGTGGGACAACCAGCAGGGGCTATCTGGTGTGGTTTGAGCCCTCACAGGGCACACTGTTCACCAAGTCAGACAGGGGCTTAGACTTAGGAGGTAGTATGGTGGTAAAATTTGTGGATGCTCTTCAGGAGCGTGGCTGTTTGCCATACCACATATTTTTTGACAAGGTTTTTACAAGTGTCAAACTCATGTCCATTTTGAGGAAAAAGGGGGTGAAGGCCACAGGAACTGTTCGTGAATACAGGACTGAGCGATGTCCCCTCAAAGATCCCAAAgaacttaagaaaatgaagaggggTTCATTTGATTATAAAGTTGATGAGAGTGAGGAGATTATCGTGTGCCGCTGGCATGATAGCAGTGTGGTTAACATCTGCTCTAATGCTGTGGGCATAGAGCCAGTGGAGCTGACCAGCCATCATTCAGGAATAGCCAAAACACGGACCCAAGTCCATCAACCATCCCTGGTGAAGCTGTACCAGGAGAAAGTGGGGGGTGTCAGCCGGATGGACCAGAATATTGCCAAATACAAGGTAAAGATCCGGGGCATGAAGTGGTACTCAAGCTTCATTGGCTATGTCATTGATGCTGCCCTCAATAATGCTTGGCAACTACACAGGATCTGCAGCCATGATGCCCAGGTAGACCTCCTGGCCTTCCGGAGATATGTGGCCTGTGTGTACCTAGAGAGCAATGCTGACATGTCCTCCCAAGGGAGGCGAAGCAGACGGCTGGAAACTGAGAGCCGCTTTGACATGATTGGTCACTGGATCGTCCACCAGGACAAAAGGACTCGGTGTGCCCTTTGCCACTCGCAGACCAACACCCGCTGCGAGAAATGCCAGAAGGGTGTCCATGCCAAGTGTTTCAGGGAGTACCACATTCGGTGA
- the PGBD2 gene encoding piggyBac transposable element-derived protein 2 isoform X3, which translates to MASTSSNPTVGRDASSKLKSMKLLEVLNALEEEGPSHRREEIFIAPPDNASGDFTDEDSGDEDGQRGSHVPGSVLHASVVPEDSGTEEEDDDLQPPPAMKRQKAVVEPQRVWIKRDIQPNFRSWTPSDPHIEDLKSQELSPVGLFELFFDEGTINFIVNETNRYAWQKNVNLGLTAQELKCVLGILILSGYISYPRRRMFWETSPDSHHHLVADAIRRDRFELIFSYLHFADNNELDESDRFAKVRPLIVRMNCNFQKHAPLEEFYSFGESMCEYFGHRGSKQLPAGKPMRLGYKIWCGTTSRGYLVWFEPSQGTLFTKSDRGLDLGGSMVVKFVDALQERGCLPYHIFFDKVFTSVKLMSILRKKGVKATGTVREYRTERCPLKDPKELKKMKRGSFDYKVDESEEIIVCRWHDSSVVNICSNAVGIEPVELTSHHSGIAKTRTQVHQPSLVKLYQEKVGGVSRMDQNIAKYKVKIRGMKWYSSFIGYVIDAALNNAWQLHRICSHDAQVDLLAFRRYVACVYLESNADMSSQGRRSRRLETESRFDMIGHWIVHQDKRTRCALCHSQTNTRCEKCQKGVHAKCFREYHIR; encoded by the exons ATGGCTTCAACTTCAAG CAATCCCACTGTTGGGAGAGATGCCAGTTCAAAGCTCAAGTCCATGAAGCTACTTGAGGTTCTGAATGCATTGGAGGAGGAGGGTCCTAGCCACCGCAGGGAAGAGATCTTCATTGCGCCACCTGACAATGCCTCAGGGGATTTCACTGATGAGGACTCAGGTGATGAAGATGGCCAGCGAGGCTCCCATGTGCCCGGTAGTGTGCTGCATGCCTCTGTTGTACCTGAGGACTCTGGCACTGAAGAGGAGGATGACGACCTGCAGCCACCACCAGCCATGAAGAGGCAGAAGGCAGTAGTGGAACCTCAGCGTGTTTGGATCAAAAGAGATATCCAACCCAACTTCCGCAGCTGGACTCCATCAGATCCCCATATAGAGGATCTCAAAAGCCAGGAACTGAGTCCTGTAGGCctatttgagttgttttttgaTGAAGGaactattaattttattgttaatGAAACCAATCGTTATGCTTGGCAAAAAAATGTCAACCTTGGGCTCACAGCCCAGGAATTAAAGTGTGTTTTGGGAATTTTGATTTTAAGTGGGTATATATCCTATCCAAGGAGAAGGATGTTTTGGGAAACATCTCCTGATTCACATCATCATCTTGTGGCTGATGCAATTAGAAGGGACAGATTTGAACTGATCTTTTCATACCTGCATTTTGCAGATAATAATGAGCTGGATGAAAGCGATAGGTTTGCCAAGGTCAGGCCTCTCATTGTCCGAATGAATTGCAATTTCCAGAAGCACGCACCCTTGGAAGAGTTCTACAGCTTTGGTGAGTCCATGTGTGAATACTTTGGACACCGGGGATCCAAGCAGCTGCCAGCAGGGAAACCCATGCGTCTGGGCTACAAGATCTGGTGTGGGACAACCAGCAGGGGCTATCTGGTGTGGTTTGAGCCCTCACAGGGCACACTGTTCACCAAGTCAGACAGGGGCTTAGACTTAGGAGGTAGTATGGTGGTAAAATTTGTGGATGCTCTTCAGGAGCGTGGCTGTTTGCCATACCACATATTTTTTGACAAGGTTTTTACAAGTGTCAAACTCATGTCCATTTTGAGGAAAAAGGGGGTGAAGGCCACAGGAACTGTTCGTGAATACAGGACTGAGCGATGTCCCCTCAAAGATCCCAAAgaacttaagaaaatgaagaggggTTCATTTGATTATAAAGTTGATGAGAGTGAGGAGATTATCGTGTGCCGCTGGCATGATAGCAGTGTGGTTAACATCTGCTCTAATGCTGTGGGCATAGAGCCAGTGGAGCTGACCAGCCATCATTCAGGAATAGCCAAAACACGGACCCAAGTCCATCAACCATCCCTGGTGAAGCTGTACCAGGAGAAAGTGGGGGGTGTCAGCCGGATGGACCAGAATATTGCCAAATACAAGGTAAAGATCCGGGGCATGAAGTGGTACTCAAGCTTCATTGGCTATGTCATTGATGCTGCCCTCAATAATGCTTGGCAACTACACAGGATCTGCAGCCATGATGCCCAGGTAGACCTCCTGGCCTTCCGGAGATATGTGGCCTGTGTGTACCTAGAGAGCAATGCTGACATGTCCTCCCAAGGGAGGCGAAGCAGACGGCTGGAAACTGAGAGCCGCTTTGACATGATTGGTCACTGGATCGTCCACCAGGACAAAAGGACTCGGTGTGCCCTTTGCCACTCGCAGACCAACACCCGCTGCGAGAAATGCCAGAAGGGTGTCCATGCCAAGTGTTTCAGGGAGTACCACATTCGGTGA